A region from the uncultured Macellibacteroides sp. genome encodes:
- a CDS encoding putative porin yields MKQFIKIVSLFILIAGSVQAQQPGSTRQRGGFSRSNQSSPKSQLADSLLTDSARLNAKRITGYKLTDKIGDVYIAPMDTDKINFYNSTQAEGYSVALGYVGNLGSPIQSKIFSERKEERDFIFADTYDYYLTTPTNAYFYDTKVPYTNLMYTSAGGSVNKEERLKGVLTTNFGKKVNVGAEMDYIYGRGYYNSNGTKLLSYRLFGNYISDKYQMYTYMGNSNFINFENGGLTNDRYITNPEDYSDGKRVTESKYIPVHFSETWNRVRGKQFFLSHRYNLGFNRTTQEKDKEGNLKEEFVPVSSIIHTLEYKDNRRRFITQDSLGVDSCYVNNYLDGSVNDTTSYWSIKNTLALSLREGFQDWAKFGLTAFINFDKSRYRLMDSIPGNKLIYDEFSTFIGGELSKRQGSILTYVARGELGISGPDVGELRLTGELQTKFSLFHKEASIKAVGYIKNLTPAFYQRHYHSKYFWWDYKLKNIQRVYAGAEINLESTRTKISAGVESMQNYVYFNTEGVPAQFESNLQVVTARLNQNFRFSAFNWENELVYQLSSEKKILPLPQVSIYSNMYFAVKLAKVLTLQLGADAHYHTSYYAPYYQPATQQFQLQEEVKVGNYPLINAYANLHLKQARFFVMFYNLGSKFVDPEYFSLAHYPLNPMILKMGIAVTFND; encoded by the coding sequence ATGAAACAGTTCATAAAAATAGTATCTCTATTCATCTTAATTGCTGGTTCTGTTCAGGCACAACAGCCCGGCTCTACCAGACAACGGGGAGGATTCTCGCGTTCGAATCAATCTTCACCTAAAAGTCAGCTTGCGGATAGTTTACTAACGGATAGTGCCCGGTTAAACGCAAAACGAATTACAGGCTACAAGCTAACTGATAAGATTGGCGATGTATATATTGCCCCCATGGATACCGACAAAATCAACTTTTACAACTCCACTCAGGCAGAAGGATACTCTGTTGCACTCGGTTATGTTGGTAATTTGGGATCGCCGATACAATCTAAGATCTTTTCGGAGCGTAAAGAGGAACGAGATTTTATTTTTGCCGACACCTACGATTACTACCTTACCACTCCGACTAATGCCTATTTTTACGACACAAAGGTTCCTTATACAAATTTGATGTACACATCCGCGGGAGGAAGTGTGAATAAAGAAGAACGGTTAAAAGGCGTTTTGACCACAAACTTCGGGAAGAAAGTAAATGTTGGAGCCGAAATGGATTATATATACGGTCGCGGATATTATAATTCAAACGGAACCAAATTACTGAGTTACCGTTTATTTGGCAATTATATATCTGATAAATATCAGATGTATACCTATATGGGGAATTCCAATTTCATCAATTTTGAAAATGGAGGTTTAACAAACGATCGTTATATTACGAATCCGGAGGATTATTCGGATGGTAAACGGGTTACTGAGTCTAAGTATATTCCGGTCCATTTTTCTGAAACATGGAATCGTGTTCGGGGTAAACAGTTTTTCCTAAGTCATCGTTATAATTTGGGATTCAATCGCACGACACAGGAAAAAGATAAAGAAGGCAATCTCAAAGAGGAATTTGTTCCTGTTTCAAGCATTATTCATACGTTGGAATATAAAGACAACCGCCGTCGCTTTATTACGCAAGATTCCCTTGGAGTGGATTCCTGTTATGTAAATAATTATTTGGATGGATCTGTTAATGACACCACTTCGTACTGGTCGATCAAAAATACCCTGGCGCTTTCGCTTCGCGAAGGATTCCAAGACTGGGCTAAGTTTGGACTCACCGCATTTATTAATTTTGACAAAAGTAGGTACCGCCTAATGGATTCCATTCCTGGAAACAAGTTGATATATGATGAATTTTCGACTTTCATTGGTGGCGAACTATCTAAAAGACAGGGAAGCATCCTTACTTATGTAGCACGCGGAGAGCTTGGAATATCGGGACCCGATGTGGGCGAATTACGTTTAACCGGCGAACTGCAGACTAAGTTTTCGCTTTTCCACAAAGAGGCTTCCATCAAAGCCGTGGGATATATCAAGAACTTAACCCCTGCATTTTATCAGCGCCATTACCACAGTAAATATTTTTGGTGGGATTATAAGCTAAAAAATATTCAGCGTGTGTATGCCGGAGCCGAAATAAACCTGGAGTCTACACGTACAAAAATATCAGCAGGCGTAGAAAGTATGCAGAACTATGTATATTTCAACACCGAAGGAGTTCCTGCACAGTTCGAAAGTAATTTGCAGGTTGTTACTGCCCGGCTAAATCAGAATTTTCGTTTCAGCGCCTTTAACTGGGAAAACGAATTAGTTTACCAGCTAAGCAGCGAAAAGAAGATACTACCCTTACCTCAGGTAAGCATTTACAGCAATATGTATTTTGCCGTAAAACTTGCCAAGGTATTAACCTTGCAGCTTGGTGCGGATGCTCATTATCATACCTCATACTATGCTCCCTACTACCAACCTGCCACACAGCAGTTCCAATTGCAGGAAGAAGTTAAGGTGGGTAACTATCCACTGATAAATGCTTATGCAAATTTACACCTCAAGCAAGCTCGTTTCTTTGTTATGTTCTATAACTTAGGATCAAAATTTGTTGATCCCGAGTACTTCTCACTGGCGCATTATCCGCTTAATCCGATGATCCTTAAAATGGGAATTGCCGTTACTTTTAATGACTAA
- a CDS encoding transporter substrate-binding domain-containing protein, whose product MKFKKLYILYGILLFIALATMWILFPFRKSKPEQRDYSQIKKEGVLRIVTEYNSSGYYVNGDTIEGFQYELSQAIAQLSGLEVEMHLDMNLTTSFEGLASGKYDIIARNIPASSDMKETYLFTDPVVLNRQVLVQRTAEANQGRKPIRNQLELAQRRLYIPKDSPAKLRIKNLSHEIGDTIYVSEDELYSTEQLIIMVAKGEIDFAVCDLQLAKKAMQQFPEIDINTDISFTQLQSWAVRKDSPVLCDSINSWFKQIKESGDYKKIYKRYYSE is encoded by the coding sequence ATGAAATTCAAAAAGCTCTATATCCTATATGGCATTTTACTTTTTATTGCACTGGCAACTATGTGGATATTGTTTCCTTTCAGAAAAAGCAAACCTGAACAAAGGGATTATTCGCAGATTAAAAAAGAAGGAGTGCTGCGTATAGTTACCGAATACAACAGTTCGGGTTACTATGTAAATGGCGATACCATCGAAGGATTTCAATACGAATTAAGTCAGGCTATAGCCCAACTTTCCGGTCTCGAAGTAGAAATGCATCTGGATATGAATCTTACAACAAGCTTCGAAGGTCTTGCCTCCGGAAAATACGATATTATTGCCCGCAATATTCCGGCCAGCAGTGACATGAAAGAAACTTATCTATTTACCGATCCTGTTGTGCTGAACAGACAAGTACTGGTTCAACGTACAGCGGAAGCAAACCAGGGCCGGAAACCAATCCGCAACCAGCTTGAGCTTGCACAGAGAAGATTGTATATACCTAAAGATTCGCCAGCCAAACTACGGATAAAGAATCTTTCGCACGAAATAGGCGATACGATCTATGTGTCGGAAGACGAGCTTTACTCTACCGAACAACTCATCATCATGGTTGCCAAAGGAGAAATCGATTTTGCCGTATGCGATTTGCAACTTGCCAAAAAGGCGATGCAACAATTTCCGGAAATAGATATAAATACAGACATCAGCTTCACGCAATTGCAATCGTGGGCTGTCCGAAAAGATTCGCCGGTACTTTGTGACAGTATAAACAGTTGGTTCAAACAGATAAAAGAGTCTGGAGATTACAAAAAGATATACAAACGGTATTATAGTGAGTGA
- a CDS encoding DEAD/DEAH box helicase, which produces MRFDELNLEDEVLDGLDAMNFQETTPVQELTIPVILEGKDIIACAQTGTGKTAAYVLPVINELSKGKHPANAVNAIIMAPTRELAQQIDQQIEGFTYFIPVSAVAIYGGTDGVAWEQQSRGLKMGADIVIATPGRLISHLKLGGVDLSQVSFFILDEADRMLDMGFFDDIMSIHKLLPPTCQTIMFSATMPPKIRTLAKTILKDPEEIKIAISRPPDSILQSAYVCYDNQKLRILEDLFAKSRPQRVIIFSSSKLKVKELAFAIKRMKFNVAAMHSDLEQAQREEVMKDFKNGRIDILVATDIVARGIDIDDIKLVINFDIPHDPEDYVHRIGRTARGTNGEGLAITFVAEHEQAQFSRIEKFLEKSIYKIPIPPELGEAPAYEPEKHPESRGFRRPGSGGGDKGKGGGRQGGRPHFNKGPRPTK; this is translated from the coding sequence ATGAGATTTGATGAATTAAATCTGGAAGATGAAGTCCTGGATGGTCTGGATGCCATGAACTTTCAGGAAACTACTCCCGTTCAGGAGTTGACCATTCCGGTTATTTTGGAAGGAAAAGATATTATTGCCTGCGCACAAACCGGTACGGGTAAAACCGCAGCCTACGTGCTCCCTGTAATAAACGAATTAAGTAAGGGAAAACATCCGGCTAATGCAGTCAATGCAATTATAATGGCTCCCACCCGTGAGTTGGCTCAGCAAATAGATCAGCAAATAGAAGGGTTTACCTATTTTATTCCAGTGTCTGCCGTGGCTATTTACGGAGGTACCGATGGGGTGGCATGGGAACAGCAAAGCCGCGGATTAAAGATGGGTGCTGATATTGTTATTGCCACTCCTGGTCGATTGATTTCGCACCTCAAATTGGGTGGAGTTGATTTATCTCAGGTTTCATTCTTTATTCTGGACGAAGCGGACCGTATGTTGGATATGGGATTCTTTGACGATATAATGTCGATACATAAGTTACTTCCACCAACCTGTCAGACTATCATGTTTTCGGCCACTATGCCTCCTAAAATACGAACGCTGGCTAAAACCATCCTGAAGGACCCAGAAGAAATCAAAATTGCTATCTCCCGCCCTCCCGATTCCATCCTACAATCCGCATACGTTTGCTACGATAATCAAAAACTCCGCATTTTGGAAGATCTGTTTGCCAAAAGCAGGCCCCAGCGGGTTATCATCTTCTCTTCCTCTAAGTTAAAGGTAAAAGAACTGGCTTTCGCCATCAAACGGATGAAGTTTAATGTGGCAGCCATGCACTCGGACCTCGAGCAGGCACAACGCGAAGAGGTAATGAAAGACTTTAAGAACGGACGTATTGATATTCTGGTAGCAACCGACATTGTTGCTCGTGGTATAGATATTGACGACATAAAACTGGTTATTAATTTTGACATTCCTCACGATCCGGAAGACTATGTACACCGTATTGGTCGTACGGCCCGTGGAACCAACGGCGAAGGATTAGCCATTACGTTTGTTGCAGAACACGAACAGGCTCAGTTCTCGCGAATCGAAAAATTTCTGGAGAAAAGCATTTATAAGATACCTATTCCTCCCGAATTAGGAGAAGCTCCGGCTTACGAACCGGAAAAGCATCCCGAAAGCAGAGGCTTTAGACGCCCAGGAAGTGGTGGTGGAGACAAAGGCAAAGGAGGAGGTCGTCAAGGAGGCCGTCCGCATTTCAACAAAGGACCACGTCCTACCAAATAA
- a CDS encoding DUF4199 domain-containing protein codes for MNENKDYLLKGAMAYGMSFGIFWVFKYVFFILSMQVAFLGVVYWGMSVTVPYLAYILSKKYKQVIGGRISFFHAWQFGMLLYFFAALIVSLVHYIFYQYLAPADYIANSYKQAIEMMKSANMDSSIIEALQNMETPNAISMTIQGIFNNIMYGIVLAIPVAAIVCRGNNSSESPKQENTDNTIE; via the coding sequence ATGAATGAAAACAAAGACTACTTACTGAAAGGAGCAATGGCCTATGGTATGTCGTTCGGGATATTCTGGGTTTTTAAATACGTGTTTTTCATCTTAAGCATGCAAGTTGCCTTTTTAGGAGTTGTTTACTGGGGAATGAGCGTAACTGTTCCTTATCTTGCCTATATTCTATCAAAAAAATACAAACAGGTTATCGGCGGTCGCATTAGCTTCTTCCACGCATGGCAGTTTGGTATGCTTCTCTATTTTTTCGCCGCACTTATTGTTTCGCTGGTTCACTACATATTTTACCAGTATTTAGCGCCGGCCGATTATATCGCGAACTCATATAAGCAGGCCATCGAAATGATGAAGTCGGCCAATATGGATAGTTCCATAATAGAAGCTCTCCAAAACATGGAGACACCAAACGCTATTAGTATGACAATTCAGGGGATTTTCAACAACATAATGTATGGCATTGTTTTGGCGATACCAGTAGCTGCAATTGTATGCCGCGGAAACAACTCCTCCGAATCACCCAAACAAGAGAATACAGATAACACGATCGAATAA
- a CDS encoding glycosyltransferase produces the protein MDISVVIPLYNEAESLPELYAWIERVMKANNFSYEVIFVNDGSTDNSWEVIEGLKKRSPFVKGVKFRRNYGKSPGLHCGFERAEGDVIITMDADLQDSPDEIPELYRMVMEEDYDVVSGWKKKRYDPITKTVPTKLFNATARKFSGIKLHDFNCGLKAYKNIVVKNIEVYNDMHRYIPYLAKIAGFNKIGEKVVQHQARKYGTTKFGLSRFVNGYLDLITLWFTSRFGKKPMHFFGLWGSVMFFIGFIALVVVLGMKMASLYAGDPLPLVTSSPYFYISLTAMILGTQLFLAGFLGELISRSDSKRNHYKIEAEI, from the coding sequence ATGGACATATCAGTAGTAATTCCGTTGTATAATGAAGCCGAATCTCTTCCGGAGCTTTATGCCTGGATAGAACGCGTTATGAAAGCCAACAACTTCTCCTACGAAGTTATATTTGTGAACGATGGAAGTACAGACAACTCGTGGGAAGTAATAGAGGGACTCAAAAAAAGATCTCCTTTTGTAAAAGGAGTCAAGTTTCGGAGGAACTACGGAAAATCGCCAGGTCTTCATTGTGGATTCGAGCGTGCAGAAGGCGATGTTATTATCACCATGGATGCCGATCTGCAAGATAGTCCGGACGAAATACCCGAACTATACCGCATGGTAATGGAAGAAGATTACGATGTTGTATCTGGCTGGAAGAAGAAAAGATATGACCCCATAACAAAAACCGTACCCACAAAACTATTTAATGCCACTGCGCGCAAATTTTCCGGCATCAAACTGCACGATTTTAATTGCGGTTTAAAGGCATATAAAAATATTGTTGTCAAGAATATTGAGGTGTATAATGATATGCACCGTTACATCCCCTACCTGGCCAAGATTGCTGGATTCAATAAGATTGGAGAAAAGGTAGTACAGCATCAGGCTCGCAAATACGGAACAACCAAATTCGGTTTAAGTCGTTTTGTAAACGGCTATCTGGATTTGATTACCCTTTGGTTTACTTCCCGATTTGGAAAGAAACCCATGCATTTTTTTGGTCTTTGGGGAAGTGTCATGTTTTTTATTGGCTTTATAGCGCTGGTTGTTGTGTTAGGCATGAAAATGGCGTCACTCTATGCTGGAGATCCGCTGCCTCTTGTTACCAGCTCACCCTATTTTTATATATCGCTTACGGCTATGATTCTGGGAACTCAGCTATTTCTGGCAGGATTCCTTGGCGAATTAATCTCCCGTAGCGATTCTAAGCGCAATCATTATAAAATTGAAGCTGAGATATGA
- a CDS encoding nitroreductase family protein, whose protein sequence is MKFLDLATKRCSIRQYASTPVEIEKLEYILEAARLSPSAVNFQPWTFIVVQQEEGRLKLQTCYSREWFKSAPVYIIVCGNHEQSWKRPSDGKDYLDVDAAIAAEHICLAATEQELGSCWVCNFSVELCHSSFGLPETVEPIALIPLGYPEEPSLFEQSPKKRKGIIEVVKWEKYC, encoded by the coding sequence ATGAAATTTCTGGATCTGGCAACCAAACGATGTTCCATTCGTCAGTACGCATCTACTCCTGTAGAAATAGAGAAACTGGAATATATACTTGAAGCGGCAAGACTTTCGCCCTCTGCCGTAAACTTTCAGCCGTGGACTTTTATCGTTGTACAGCAAGAAGAAGGACGCTTGAAACTTCAGACTTGCTATTCCCGCGAATGGTTTAAGTCTGCACCCGTATATATTATCGTATGCGGTAATCACGAGCAGTCATGGAAACGCCCGTCCGACGGAAAAGATTACCTTGACGTAGATGCAGCCATCGCGGCAGAGCATATTTGTCTGGCGGCTACAGAACAAGAACTTGGCTCTTGCTGGGTATGTAACTTTAGCGTAGAATTATGTCATAGTAGTTTTGGCCTTCCCGAAACTGTAGAACCGATAGCCCTCATTCCTTTAGGTTATCCGGAAGAGCCTTCTTTATTTGAACAATCACCAAAGAAACGTAAAGGAATAATCGAAGTCGTTAAATGGGAAAAGTATTGCTGA
- a CDS encoding manganese efflux pump MntP family protein, translated as MYFIEIILLAVGLSMDSLAASVTTGSVIKDFKACHVFRIAFIMAVFQAGMTLIGYYAGISFTTYICSFDHWIAFFLLLYIGGKMVYEDLNGNEDEEECKNNPLCNKTICGLAIATSIDALAVGISLALISSEIMLQATTIGLVTFAFSAFGVYFGGKFGRRVNLRFELTGGLILVIIGFKILIEHLFF; from the coding sequence ATGTATTTTATTGAGATTATTTTATTGGCAGTAGGTCTTTCCATGGATAGTTTAGCGGCGTCTGTAACAACAGGTTCAGTAATTAAGGATTTTAAAGCATGCCATGTTTTCCGTATCGCGTTTATCATGGCTGTATTTCAGGCAGGAATGACCTTGATAGGTTATTACGCCGGTATAAGCTTTACAACCTATATCTGCTCGTTCGACCATTGGATCGCTTTCTTTTTGCTTCTTTACATTGGAGGTAAAATGGTGTACGAAGATCTAAATGGAAATGAAGACGAAGAAGAGTGTAAAAACAATCCACTTTGTAATAAAACGATTTGCGGACTGGCTATAGCGACTAGCATTGATGCCTTGGCTGTAGGGATCTCGCTGGCGCTGATTAGCTCGGAAATTATGCTCCAGGCAACTACAATAGGATTGGTAACTTTTGCTTTTTCCGCATTTGGTGTATATTTTGGAGGAAAGTTTGGCAGACGAGTAAACCTCAGGTTCGAACTAACCGGCGGTTTGATTCTTGTCATTATCGGATTTAAAATTCTTATCGAACATCTCTTTTTCTAA
- the ilvD gene encoding dihydroxy-acid dehydratase codes for MKSQQLRKLAPELDSLRLGSGWSIDDLQKPQIIVESSYGHSHPGSAHLNLLVDEAGKGIKDSGGKAANYYVTDICDGEAQGHDGMNYSLVSRDIMAAMIEIHIKATPFDAGVFITSCDKSVPAHLMAIARLNMPALLMPGGIMKAGPNLLTLEQIGKYNALHARKEITDEQFMNYKRDACPDCGACSFMGTASTMQIMGEALGMALPGTALIPTNSHYLKDAARAAGERAFGLATEQLRPSDIMTIEAFENAIMVHAAIAGSSNSLLHLPAIAHELGIDLRPELFDKIHRKIPYLLNIRPSGFWPGEYFWYAGGVPAIMEEIKEFLHLNILTVSGKTVGENLETMRNRGFYEGCHKNLVGLGVKARDIIKPIDNPIRAEGAIAILKGNLAPEGAVVKHSAVSPKLMQVTLKAKVFDCEEDAMKAVIEKQIQPGEAVFIRYEGPKGSGMPEMFYTTEAIASDPLLIETVALITDGRFSGATRGPAIGHVSPEASEGGPIALVEDGDLISIDIPARTLNIVGVKGELIASETITLILAERKSNWIAPVSKHNHGILQVYTRNCVSPMKGAYMEDNRHE; via the coding sequence ATGAAAAGCCAACAATTACGAAAGCTTGCACCCGAGCTGGATTCGCTTCGTCTGGGAAGTGGATGGAGCATAGACGATCTTCAAAAACCCCAAATAATTGTAGAAAGTAGCTACGGACATAGTCATCCCGGTAGTGCTCACCTCAATTTGTTGGTTGATGAAGCCGGCAAAGGAATAAAAGACAGTGGCGGAAAAGCTGCTAACTACTATGTAACCGATATTTGTGATGGCGAGGCCCAAGGACACGATGGGATGAATTATTCGCTTGTTTCCAGAGATATCATGGCTGCCATGATTGAAATCCACATAAAAGCCACTCCCTTCGATGCCGGAGTGTTTATCACCAGTTGCGATAAATCGGTTCCTGCACATCTTATGGCCATAGCCCGGTTAAATATGCCTGCCCTGCTTATGCCTGGAGGCATTATGAAGGCTGGTCCCAATCTGCTTACGCTCGAACAAATAGGGAAATACAACGCGCTGCACGCTCGAAAAGAAATTACGGATGAGCAGTTCATGAACTATAAACGTGATGCTTGTCCTGACTGTGGTGCCTGTTCGTTTATGGGTACAGCCTCCACCATGCAAATTATGGGTGAAGCATTGGGTATGGCTTTACCCGGCACCGCCTTGATTCCAACAAATTCGCACTATCTGAAAGATGCAGCTCGAGCAGCTGGCGAAAGAGCCTTCGGATTAGCTACCGAGCAGCTCAGGCCTTCGGATATTATGACTATTGAAGCCTTTGAAAACGCCATCATGGTACATGCGGCCATTGCCGGATCCAGCAACAGTCTTCTTCATCTTCCTGCCATTGCCCACGAATTAGGCATCGATTTGCGTCCGGAACTGTTCGACAAGATTCATCGTAAAATTCCTTATTTGCTGAATATACGTCCCAGTGGTTTCTGGCCAGGTGAGTATTTCTGGTATGCCGGAGGCGTTCCTGCCATCATGGAAGAAATTAAAGAGTTTTTACACCTCAATATTCTAACGGTATCAGGCAAGACTGTAGGTGAGAATCTGGAAACAATGCGAAACCGGGGTTTTTACGAAGGTTGCCACAAAAACCTAGTTGGTCTGGGTGTAAAAGCGCGGGATATTATTAAGCCGATAGATAATCCTATCCGTGCGGAAGGAGCAATTGCAATATTGAAAGGGAATTTGGCTCCCGAAGGAGCAGTCGTTAAACATTCTGCCGTATCTCCCAAGCTGATGCAGGTTACATTGAAAGCCAAGGTATTTGACTGCGAAGAAGATGCGATGAAAGCAGTCATTGAGAAGCAAATTCAACCAGGTGAAGCCGTTTTTATCCGCTACGAGGGACCTAAAGGCAGCGGTATGCCGGAGATGTTTTACACGACTGAAGCCATTGCATCCGATCCTTTGCTTATCGAAACAGTCGCTCTTATTACCGATGGACGCTTTTCGGGAGCTACCCGTGGACCAGCAATCGGTCACGTTTCGCCCGAGGCCAGTGAAGGGGGTCCGATCGCTCTTGTAGAAGACGGCGATTTAATTAGTATCGATATCCCCGCACGCACACTCAATATTGTTGGAGTAAAAGGAGAATTGATAGCTTCCGAAACCATAACACTGATACTTGCAGAAAGGAAAAGTAACTGGATAGCCCCTGTATCCAAACACAACCATGGCATATTGCAGGTATATACCCGTAACTGCGTTTCCCCGATGAAAGGGGCCTATATGGAGGACAATAGACATGAGTGA
- a CDS encoding gluconate:H+ symporter: protein MSESAHLILVTLLSIGLLLFLVLRIKLHPFLSLLITAMFLGVTSGMPLSKVTAAIQTGLGGTLGFVATVVGIGGIFGQILEASGGTESIAKALIKRFGKDKANWSLCIAGFLIAIPVYFDVGFIILVPVVYALAKDTKRSTLFYAIPLLAGLAVTHTFVPPTPGPVAVADMLGADLGWVILIGSIIGLPVAILAGPVFGTYISKRINVAPPQHMMDELSKNESEAKATLPSFAAVASIIGTPLLLMIFKSFVELFIKLGYMQKGLLYDISVFIGHPFTALILATLMAAYFLGTRRGYTRKQLLDVSSKALAPAGMIILIIGAGGAFKEMLIESGVGNVLAETISSTKLPPIVLAFVIAAAVRVTLGSATVSMITAAGIIGPILGAYNLSEIHLALIVISIASGATILSHVNDSGFWLVGKYLGLTEMQTLRSWTVMETIVALGGFLIALVISFFV, encoded by the coding sequence ATGAGTGAATCGGCACACTTAATTCTGGTAACGCTGCTTTCAATTGGGTTACTGTTATTTTTGGTACTCCGTATAAAGTTACATCCTTTTCTGTCGTTGCTAATCACTGCCATGTTTCTGGGAGTAACGTCGGGAATGCCATTGAGCAAAGTAACAGCTGCCATTCAAACTGGTTTAGGGGGAACATTAGGCTTTGTAGCCACAGTTGTAGGTATTGGAGGCATCTTTGGTCAGATTCTGGAAGCCTCCGGAGGTACAGAATCAATTGCTAAAGCACTCATTAAACGGTTCGGCAAAGACAAAGCCAACTGGAGCCTATGCATAGCGGGATTTCTGATTGCCATCCCAGTATACTTTGATGTTGGATTTATAATCCTCGTTCCGGTAGTGTATGCGCTTGCCAAAGACACCAAACGATCAACGCTCTTCTACGCCATTCCGCTGCTGGCAGGACTGGCTGTAACTCATACCTTCGTGCCTCCTACTCCCGGACCGGTTGCTGTTGCCGATATGCTTGGAGCCGATTTGGGCTGGGTTATCCTAATCGGATCCATTATAGGTCTGCCTGTTGCCATCCTTGCAGGTCCGGTGTTTGGAACCTATATCTCAAAAAGAATAAATGTAGCACCACCGCAGCATATGATGGATGAGCTTAGCAAAAACGAATCGGAAGCAAAGGCTACCCTCCCCTCCTTTGCTGCTGTGGCAAGCATCATTGGAACACCTTTACTGCTGATGATATTCAAATCATTCGTAGAGCTCTTTATAAAGCTCGGATACATGCAGAAAGGATTGCTTTATGATATTTCTGTATTTATAGGACATCCTTTTACCGCATTGATTTTAGCAACCCTGATGGCGGCCTATTTCCTTGGAACGCGCAGAGGATATACACGTAAACAATTACTAGACGTAAGTTCGAAAGCTCTAGCGCCTGCAGGGATGATTATACTAATTATCGGAGCCGGAGGGGCTTTTAAGGAAATGCTTATCGAAAGTGGCGTGGGTAATGTTCTGGCAGAGACCATTTCATCAACGAAACTCCCTCCCATCGTTCTTGCCTTTGTTATTGCCGCTGCTGTTAGAGTTACATTAGGCTCTGCCACAGTATCAATGATTACCGCTGCCGGTATAATTGGTCCGATTCTGGGTGCCTACAACCTCTCCGAGATACATCTGGCCCTAATCGTAATTTCCATTGCTTCGGGTGCAACCATACTGTCTCATGTAAATGACAGCGGTTTCTGGCTCGTGGGGAAATACCTGGGATTAACAGAGATGCAGACTTTACGGTCGTGGACTGTAATGGAAACAATTGTTGCTTTGGGCGGATTTTTAATAGCTTTGGTTATAAGTTTTTTTGTATAA